The following are from one region of the Channa argus isolate prfri chromosome 6, Channa argus male v1.0, whole genome shotgun sequence genome:
- the LOC137129124 gene encoding T-box transcription factor TBX1-like isoform X3, protein MHALWHQFNQLGTEMIVTKAGRRMFPTFQVQISGMDPAAEYVLLMDFIPVGNERYRYAFHSSSWLVAGRADVAAPSRMHFHPDSPARGAQWMKQTVSFDTLKLTNNLLDDNGHMILNSMHRYQPRFHVVYVDPAPNSHLNAHRNFCSFSFPETRFMAVTAYQNHRITQLKIASNPFAKGFRTTDPQEWVGNSRALTMWCPPEGTAKPGEKRSKGSKTSTREEDSASSLFHPCKDTLELTMERKGEDSLLAPASFLPEPCYWDCAGSS, encoded by the exons ATGCATGCACTCTGGCATCAGTTTAACCAGCTGGGCACAGAGATGATTGTTACCAAAGCTGGGAG GAGGATGTTTCCAACGTTCCAAGTGCAAATCTCCGGGATGGATCCTGCAGCTGAATATGTCCTGCTAATGGACTTCATCCCTGTTGGGAATGAAAGATACAG ATATGCGTTCCACAGTTCATCATGGTTAGTGGCAGGGCGTGCGGACGTTGCAGCCCCAAGCAGGATGCATTTTCACCCCGACTCACCTGCTCGCGGAGCTCAGTGGATGAAGCAGACTGTGTCGTTTGATACACTCAAGCTCACCAACAATTTGCTGGATGACAATGGACAT ATGATATTAAACTCCATGCATCGCTATCAGCCACGCTTTCACGTGGTGTATGTGGATCCAGCACCTAACAGCCATTTAAATGCACACAGAAActtctgctctttctccttCCCAGAGACACGCTTCATGGCCGTCACTGCCTATCAGAACCACCGG ATCACCCAGCTAAAAATTGCAAGCAACCCTTTTGCTAAAGGCTTTAGGACCACAGACCCTCAGGAGTG GGTGGGGAATTCAAGGGCCCTGACAATGTGGTGTCCACCAGAGGGCACAGCCAAACCTGGAGAGAAGAGAAGCAAAGGCTCAAAGACTTCTACTA GAGAGGAGGACTCTGCCTCATCATTGTTTCACCCCTGTAAGGACACATTGGAACTCACCATGGAGAGGAAAGGTGAGGATAGCTTACTAGCACCTGCGTCCTTCCTCCCTGAACCTTGCTACTGGGACTGTGCAGGGTCATCTTAA
- the LOC137129124 gene encoding T-box transcription factor TBX1-A-like isoform X2, with amino-acid sequence MSSSLLSSGPQLSQSCEPSLPCCADGGSQLSNKAPQIIGVRVQLEMHALWHQFNQLGTEMIVTKAGRRMFPTFQVQISGMDPAAEYVLLMDFIPVGNERYRYAFHSSSWLVAGRADVAAPSRMHFHPDSPARGAQWMKQTVSFDTLKLTNNLLDDNGHMILNSMHRYQPRFHVVYVDPAPNSHLNAHRNFCSFSFPETRFMAVTAYQNHRITQLKIASNPFAKGFRTTDPQEWVGNSRALTMWCPPEGTAKPGEKRSKGSKTSTIIFQFLPHPQFSYSF; translated from the exons atgtcctcctctctcctttcttcAGGTCCTCAGCTGTCTCAGAGCTGTGAACCATCTCTGCCCTGCTGTGCAGATGGGGGGTCACAGTTAAGCAACAAGGCCCCCCAAATCATTGGGGTCAGAGTTCAACTCGAGATGCATGCACTCTGGCATCAGTTTAACCAGCTGGGCACAGAGATGATTGTTACCAAAGCTGGGAG GAGGATGTTTCCAACGTTCCAAGTGCAAATCTCCGGGATGGATCCTGCAGCTGAATATGTCCTGCTAATGGACTTCATCCCTGTTGGGAATGAAAGATACAG ATATGCGTTCCACAGTTCATCATGGTTAGTGGCAGGGCGTGCGGACGTTGCAGCCCCAAGCAGGATGCATTTTCACCCCGACTCACCTGCTCGCGGAGCTCAGTGGATGAAGCAGACTGTGTCGTTTGATACACTCAAGCTCACCAACAATTTGCTGGATGACAATGGACAT ATGATATTAAACTCCATGCATCGCTATCAGCCACGCTTTCACGTGGTGTATGTGGATCCAGCACCTAACAGCCATTTAAATGCACACAGAAActtctgctctttctccttCCCAGAGACACGCTTCATGGCCGTCACTGCCTATCAGAACCACCGG ATCACCCAGCTAAAAATTGCAAGCAACCCTTTTGCTAAAGGCTTTAGGACCACAGACCCTCAGGAGTG GGTGGGGAATTCAAGGGCCCTGACAATGTGGTGTCCACCAGAGGGCACAGCCAAACCTGGAGAGAAGAGAAGCAAAGGCTCAAAGACTTCTACTA ttatttttcagtttttaccaCATCCACAATTCTCATACAGTTTTTGA
- the apoa1b gene encoding apolipoprotein A-Ib gives MKFVALALALLLAVGSQAASLQADAPSQLAHVRAAVDVYVNQVKESFKKALDNLDDAEHQELKQRLSQRLDDIHAHLKGVQDSVSPITDSVVSTIADATADIRASIMTDIETLKTELEPKRAKLREVLHHHIEEYRNLLEPVVKEYFAKHTADMEALKTRMEPVLEQLRAEVAVNVEETKTALMPILEAIRAKVHERLEQLKELVSPYVEEYKEQLKQAYSHAQTINTDDVTALREKITPLAEDIKVKLHQIYEAISAAVTKS, from the exons ATGAAATTTGTGGCTCTTGCACTTGCCCTTCTGCTGGCTGTCG GCTCTCAGGCCGCTTCCCTGCAGGCTGATGCACCATCTCAATTGGCCCACGTCAGGGCTGCTGTTGATGTGTACGTGAATCAGGTGAAGGAAAGTTTCAAAAAAGCTCTGGATAATCTTGATGATGCTGAGCACCAGGAGCTCAA GCAGAGGCTGTCTCAGCGCCTAGATGACATACATGCTCACCTTAAGGGTGTGCAGGATTCAGTTTCTCCCATCACTGACAGCGTGGTCTCTACCATCGCCGATGCCACTGCTGACATCCGTGCGTCTATCATGACGGATATTGAGACCCTGAAAACCGAACTCGAGCCCAAACGTGCTAAGCTGAGGGAGGTCCTCCATCACCACATCGAGGAGTACCGCAATCTCTTGGAGCCTGTTGTCAAAGAGTACTTTGCCAAGCACACAGCTGACATGGAAGCTCTGAAGACCCGGATGGAGCCCGTTTTGGAGCAACTGCGTGCCGAGGTGGCCGTCAATGTTGAGGAGACCAAGACCGCCCTGATGCCCATTCTGGAGGCTATTCGTGCCAAGGTCCATGAGCGTCTTGAGCAGCTGAAGGAGCTGGTCTCTCCCTACGTTGAGGAATACAAGGAACAGCTGAAGCAGGCCTACAGCCACGCACAAACCATTAATACTGATGACGTCACTGCCCTAAGGGAGAAGATTACACCTTTAGCGGAGGATATCAAGGTTAAGCTCCATCAAATCTATGAGGCTATTTCTGCTGCTGTCACCAAGAGCTAA
- the LOC137129124 gene encoding T-box transcription factor TBX1-A-like isoform X1, with the protein MSSSLLSSGPQLSQSCEPSLPCCADGGSQLSNKAPQIIGVRVQLEMHALWHQFNQLGTEMIVTKAGRRMFPTFQVQISGMDPAAEYVLLMDFIPVGNERYRYAFHSSSWLVAGRADVAAPSRMHFHPDSPARGAQWMKQTVSFDTLKLTNNLLDDNGHMILNSMHRYQPRFHVVYVDPAPNSHLNAHRNFCSFSFPETRFMAVTAYQNHRITQLKIASNPFAKGFRTTDPQEWVGNSRALTMWCPPEGTAKPGEKRSKGSKTSTREEDSASSLFHPCKDTLELTMERKGEDSLLAPASFLPEPCYWDCAGSS; encoded by the exons atgtcctcctctctcctttcttcAGGTCCTCAGCTGTCTCAGAGCTGTGAACCATCTCTGCCCTGCTGTGCAGATGGGGGGTCACAGTTAAGCAACAAGGCCCCCCAAATCATTGGGGTCAGAGTTCAACTCGAGATGCATGCACTCTGGCATCAGTTTAACCAGCTGGGCACAGAGATGATTGTTACCAAAGCTGGGAG GAGGATGTTTCCAACGTTCCAAGTGCAAATCTCCGGGATGGATCCTGCAGCTGAATATGTCCTGCTAATGGACTTCATCCCTGTTGGGAATGAAAGATACAG ATATGCGTTCCACAGTTCATCATGGTTAGTGGCAGGGCGTGCGGACGTTGCAGCCCCAAGCAGGATGCATTTTCACCCCGACTCACCTGCTCGCGGAGCTCAGTGGATGAAGCAGACTGTGTCGTTTGATACACTCAAGCTCACCAACAATTTGCTGGATGACAATGGACAT ATGATATTAAACTCCATGCATCGCTATCAGCCACGCTTTCACGTGGTGTATGTGGATCCAGCACCTAACAGCCATTTAAATGCACACAGAAActtctgctctttctccttCCCAGAGACACGCTTCATGGCCGTCACTGCCTATCAGAACCACCGG ATCACCCAGCTAAAAATTGCAAGCAACCCTTTTGCTAAAGGCTTTAGGACCACAGACCCTCAGGAGTG GGTGGGGAATTCAAGGGCCCTGACAATGTGGTGTCCACCAGAGGGCACAGCCAAACCTGGAGAGAAGAGAAGCAAAGGCTCAAAGACTTCTACTA GAGAGGAGGACTCTGCCTCATCATTGTTTCACCCCTGTAAGGACACATTGGAACTCACCATGGAGAGGAAAGGTGAGGATAGCTTACTAGCACCTGCGTCCTTCCTCCCTGAACCTTGCTACTGGGACTGTGCAGGGTCATCTTAA
- the bace1 gene encoding beta-secretase 1, whose product MNTSKLQPRWLTCLFLWTTLCLFSSGQSALDASGLPLAIRVPLRQGARAEPPPPLPTAAAAAAASSKRERGNTRRRRGAAAGGISFVDMIDNLRGKSGQGYYVEMAVGSPPQKLNILVDTGSSNFAVGAAAHPFLRRYYHRSLSSSYRDLGRSVYVPYTQGRWEGELGTDLVSVSHGPNATLRANIAAITQSDRFFINGSNWEGILGLAYADIARPDETLEPFFDSLVRQTTVPNIFSLQLCGAGFTQNYSLGSATVGGSMIIGGVDPSLYVGELWYTPIRREWYYEVIIVRIEVNGQDLNMDCKEYNYDKSIVDSGTTNLRLPRKVFQAAVRAIEAASSTEQFPSGFWLGEQLVCWQAGTTPWHIFPVISLYLMSENSNQSFRISILPQQYLRPVEDVASAQEDCYKFAVSQSSTGTVMGAVIMEGFYVVFDREKKRIGFAVSTCHVHDEFRTASVEGPFHGVDLEDCGYNIPQTDESTLMTIAYIMAGICALFMLPLCLMVCQWRFARCLHPHGDFADDISLLK is encoded by the exons ATGAATACGTCGAAATTACAGCCTCGCTGGTtgacatgtctgtttttatggaCGACTTTATGTTTGTTCAGCAGCGGTCAATCCGCGCTGGACGCCTCGGGCCTGCCTCTTGCCATTCGCGTGCCATTGCGGCAAGGAGCTCGCGCTGAACCGCCACCGCCGCTGCCCACTGCCGCCGCTGCGGCGGCTGCTAGTTCGAAACGCGAGCGCGGCAACACGCGCAGGCGGAGAGGGGCGGCAGCGGGTGGGATCAGCTTCGTGGACATGATAGATAATCTGCGTGGGAAATCCGGGCAAGGATACTACGTGGAGATGGCTGTGGGCTCTCCTCCGCAGAAG TTGAACATTCTAGTGGATACAGGAAGCAGTAATTTTGCTGTCGGAGCAGCTGCTCATCCCTTCCTACGCAGATACTACCATCGCTCTCT CTCCAGCTCATACCGTGATCTTGGTAGAAGTGTATATGTTCCCTACACCCAGGGCCGCTGGGAAGGGGAGCTGGGCACTGATCTGGTGTCTGTTTCACATGGCCCCAATGCAACACTACGAGCCAACATCGCAGCAATCACCCAGTCAGATCGCTTTTTCATCAATGGATCCAACTGGGAGGGAATCCTGGGACTGGCATATGCAGATATAGCCCGA ccTGATGAGACATTGGAGCCTTTCTTTGATTCTCTGGTTCGCCAGACCACTGTCCCCAACATCTTTTCACTCCAGTTGTGTGGAGCTGGTTTCACACAAAACTACTCTCTGGGCAGTGCTACTGTTGGCGGAAGCATG ATCATTGGAGGAGTGGATCCATCACTGTACGTAGGAGAGCTTTGGTACACCCCCATCCGAAGGgaatggtactatgaggtcatTATTGTACGCATTGAGGTGAATGGACAGGATCTCAACATGGACTGTAAAGAG TATAACTACGATAAGAGCATCGTGGACAGTGGCACCACTAACCTTCGACTACCTAGAAAAGTCTTCCAGGCTGCAGTTAGAGCTATTGAAGCAGCATCTTCG ACAGAACAGTTTCCCTCTGGTTTCTGGCTGGGGGAGCAGCTGGTATGTTGGCAAGCTGGTACTACCCCCTGGCACATTTTCCCAGTCATCTCCCTCTACCTGATGAGTGAAAACAGCAACCAATCCTTCAGAATCTCCATCCTGCCTCAG CAATACCTGCGGCCAGTCGAGGATGTGGCCTCTGCCCAGGAGGACTGCTATAAATTTGCTGTATCCCAGTCCAGCACTGGCACAGTGATGGGGGCTGTTATAATGGAGGGTTTCTATGTGGTCTTTGACCGTGAGAAGAAACGAATTGGCTTTGCTGTTAGCACTTGCCATG TGCACGATGAGTTTCGCACAGCCTCTGTGGAGGGGCCATTCCATGGGGTCGACCTGGAGGACTGTGGCTATAACATCCCCCAGACAGACGAGTCCACTCTAATGACCATCGCCTACATCATGGCGGGTATCTGCGCTCTCTTCATGCTGCCGCTGTGCCTCATGGTTTGCCAGTGGCGCTTTGCCCGTTGCCTCCACCCGCACGGGGACTTTGCCGATGACATATCGCTCTTAAAGTGA